The genomic stretch AGGGCGTGGCAGGGGTCTCCGAACCGGACGTCCTCAGCATCGGGGATGTTCCCCACGAATGGCTGTTCCCACAGATGGCTGCCGTGGTCCACCACGCCGGGGCGGGGACGGCCGCGGCAGGGCTGCGCGCCGGGGTTCCGACGGTCAGCGTGCCGATATACACGGACCAACCGTTCTGGGCCGCCCGGATCTCGTCCCTCGGCGCCGGCCCGCAGCCGGTTCCCTACAAGGAACTGGGCACCGAACGCCTGGGTGACGTCATCAGGCAGGCCATCACGAGGCCCGAATACGCAGCGAACGCACGCGCGATTGCCATGGCGCTTGCAACGGAAGACGGAACCGCGCCCGTTGCCGCAGCGTTGCGCGCCTCCGGCCGATAACTGCAGGTGCCGGGACCACCTCCGCCCGGGAACAAGACGACGGCGCGCACACCCGGAAGGTGCACACGCCGTTGTCCCACTCCTCGAAAGAAGGGTCCTTCAGTGAGAAGCCCCGCAGCTACAGCTCGTGGGGCATCTCATCGGGGCCCGGGAGCTCGTCTTCGTCCTCGGGGTGGCGGGCCAGGTTCCACATGGCCAGGGCGAGTCCGCCCCAGACGGTGAGCATGGCGATGATCATCATGGTGATTGCTACCGGTGTCATGGCTGCAGCTCCTTGG from Arthrobacter stackebrandtii encodes the following:
- a CDS encoding methionine/alanine import family NSS transporter small subunit, whose translation is MTPVAITMMIIAMLTVWGGLALAMWNLARHPEDEDELPGPDEMPHEL